The following are from one region of the Hydrogenophaga sp. BPS33 genome:
- a CDS encoding PepSY-associated TM helix domain-containing protein → MKAATLRAWSWVHKWSSLVSTVFLLLLCITGLPLIFHEEIEHAFEPAPQATGEFVAGTQAGEAPSLDSVVAHALQQARGGHVNFVLIQREESLVQVGTSPSRQPSPDESRTHLYDLHTGAVLQAPSAGDDGFMDVMLRLHTDLYMGLGGTLFLGFMGLLVAVAVVSGVLLYAPFMSKLPFGTVRHDHARRTRWLDMHNLLGIGTVVWLTVVSLTGTINTLEVPLGHLWRNNDLAAMRQRHAGAPPAQAFASLHQVLAAARETAPKSQVDSIIFPGMKISGPRHHLVILRGDKPATRQLVQVMLVDAESGRVSDHASMPWYVQALSMSQPLHFGDYGGIPLKVLWAVLTLTSIAVLGSGLYLWLTKPSKARIKSRAPIDDIRSGDLRP, encoded by the coding sequence ATGAAGGCCGCCACGCTGCGCGCATGGTCGTGGGTTCATAAATGGAGCAGTCTGGTCTCGACCGTGTTCCTGCTGCTTCTGTGCATCACCGGCCTGCCGCTCATCTTCCATGAGGAGATAGAGCACGCTTTCGAACCTGCACCTCAAGCCACCGGTGAGTTCGTCGCCGGGACGCAAGCGGGCGAGGCACCGTCGCTGGACAGCGTTGTGGCACATGCGCTCCAGCAGGCGCGCGGCGGGCACGTGAACTTCGTGTTGATCCAAAGGGAAGAGTCGCTGGTCCAGGTGGGCACGTCCCCATCACGGCAGCCCTCACCGGACGAAAGCCGCACCCACTTGTATGACCTGCATACCGGTGCAGTGCTGCAGGCACCGTCGGCCGGCGACGATGGATTCATGGACGTCATGCTGCGCCTCCACACCGACCTGTACATGGGCCTGGGAGGCACGCTGTTCCTCGGGTTCATGGGCTTACTCGTGGCTGTGGCAGTAGTGTCGGGCGTGTTGCTCTACGCGCCCTTCATGAGCAAGCTCCCCTTCGGCACCGTGCGCCACGACCATGCTCGCCGCACCCGCTGGCTGGACATGCACAACCTGCTGGGCATCGGAACAGTCGTCTGGCTGACCGTGGTAAGTCTCACCGGCACCATCAACACCCTGGAGGTGCCCCTGGGCCATCTGTGGCGCAACAACGACCTGGCGGCCATGAGGCAACGCCATGCAGGTGCCCCACCTGCGCAGGCCTTTGCATCCTTGCACCAAGTGCTGGCGGCGGCGCGCGAGACGGCGCCGAAGTCCCAGGTGGACAGCATCATCTTTCCTGGCATGAAGATCAGCGGGCCCCGCCATCACCTCGTCATTCTTCGAGGGGACAAACCAGCCACGCGGCAATTGGTGCAGGTGATGCTGGTTGATGCTGAATCCGGTCGTGTCAGCGATCATGCGTCCATGCCCTGGTACGTCCAAGCCCTGTCGATGTCGCAGCCACTGCACTTCGGGGACTACGGTGGCATCCCTCTGAAGGTTCTCTGGGCTGTATTGACACTTACCAGCATCGCGGTGTTAGGCAGTGGGCTCTATCTGTGGTTAACCAAGCCCTCGAAGGCGCGCATCAAGAGCAGAGCGCCGATAGACGATATAAGGAGTGGAGACCTGCGGCCATGA
- a CDS encoding response regulator encodes MNATTPEDYCGTFFAAKLLGLSVGTIQALVEKNELTAWKTKGGHRRISMESIRKYQRKHGLAETAEKAKFLKVLVVEDDPATLEMFKSTIDSWTLPIDVSLMSSAMEALIDINTLKPDVLITDLNMPGVDGFELLRTLRANASFSSMVLVAMTGLSPAEVTEQGGLPAQTVTVQKPVDMRWFNGFVAALVALRQS; translated from the coding sequence ATGAATGCGACTACTCCTGAAGACTACTGCGGGACTTTTTTTGCAGCCAAGCTGCTTGGGCTCTCAGTCGGGACTATCCAAGCACTGGTCGAGAAAAATGAGCTGACCGCTTGGAAGACGAAGGGTGGCCACCGTCGAATTTCGATGGAGTCCATCCGCAAGTACCAGCGAAAACATGGATTGGCGGAAACTGCCGAAAAGGCTAAGTTTCTTAAAGTCCTGGTGGTGGAGGATGACCCTGCCACTTTGGAGATGTTCAAGTCGACGATCGACAGCTGGACGTTGCCTATCGACGTCTCGCTGATGTCCTCCGCCATGGAGGCTTTGATTGACATCAACACGCTCAAGCCGGACGTGCTTATCACGGATCTGAACATGCCGGGCGTAGACGGGTTCGAGTTGTTGCGCACGCTGCGTGCGAACGCCAGTTTCTCTTCCATGGTCCTGGTGGCAATGACCGGTCTGTCGCCAGCAGAAGTCACGGAGCAGGGCGGTCTTCCCGCTCAAACCGTCACTGTTCAGAAGCCAGTTGACATGAGGTGGTTCAACGGCTTTGTCGCCGCGTTGGTTGCGCTTCGCCAATCTTGA
- a CDS encoding glycosyltransferase produces the protein MTLGQLDLALHIPDETCVLETAPSLKISIVTGCRDNASTIEGCLSSVAGQTFRNVEHVVVDRHSKDDSPELIYAQRDRLSIVYGGVGETRFEAWNRGIGQATGDVLGFVDAADELASPDVLERVAQAFANPWVSAVYGDILCVDAQDARHVVRHHNVGACSRERLSLGLVPPTTALFVRRSWYRRIGGFAPELKLAADYDASLRLFSHQFFKAVYLERPVVRQRLVFPEVRQLPNALRIPIEELRSLRSARVGGWKALAWHNLSKVGRWL, from the coding sequence ATGACTCTGGGACAACTCGATCTTGCCCTCCACATACCGGACGAAACGTGCGTCTTGGAGACCGCCCCTTCTTTGAAAATCAGCATCGTTACTGGGTGCAGAGACAACGCATCAACGATAGAAGGCTGTCTGTCGTCGGTAGCAGGGCAAACATTTCGCAATGTTGAGCATGTGGTGGTTGACCGCCATAGCAAGGACGATTCTCCCGAACTAATCTACGCCCAGCGCGACCGGCTCAGTATTGTTTATGGTGGTGTTGGTGAAACACGCTTCGAGGCATGGAACAGGGGCATAGGGCAGGCAACCGGGGACGTACTGGGCTTTGTCGATGCCGCTGACGAGTTGGCAAGTCCAGATGTGCTTGAAAGAGTGGCTCAAGCGTTTGCTAATCCGTGGGTGTCTGCTGTATACGGTGACATCCTCTGCGTAGATGCCCAAGATGCCAGGCACGTGGTCAGACATCACAATGTTGGTGCATGTAGTCGCGAGCGGCTGTCACTTGGACTGGTTCCTCCGACGACCGCGCTCTTCGTTCGAAGGTCTTGGTATAGACGTATTGGGGGTTTTGCGCCTGAGCTTAAACTGGCTGCAGATTACGACGCTTCGCTGCGCTTGTTTTCACATCAGTTTTTCAAAGCGGTGTATTTGGAGCGGCCAGTGGTGCGGCAAAGGCTGGTGTTTCCTGAAGTCCGGCAACTGCCCAACGCGCTGCGGATACCCATAGAGGAATTGAGATCGCTACGGAGCGCTCGCGTGGGTGGCTGGAAAGCACTGGCCTGGCACAACCTCTCAAAAGTGGGTCGCTGGCTCTGA
- a CDS encoding NAD-dependent epimerase/dehydratase family protein: MNAIRKVFVAGPASAARQAIVRRLMASGFVADQIDTWDESDHSLYDQAAVRSYLRDSTPDHIYVAVGPWGNPSDNSSRRGTYMGDALLGPVQLIHEAMYAGVRKLLFIASHQVYGGCPVLPMAEEDLAFARPDRAREPLAIAHMAGIRLCEAYTHEFGELLGLTYRSVVVGNLYGPGDDLQPSTAGELLTLMRHIHQAKTFKLSSVNLRCNGFRRADWLYVDDMAEACIGLLDLPDRSYRLLTDERRPHVNLGSGRASTTLELAQAVAKVVGYRGCLNVDGDVADEGADFYLDTHRMRSTGWAPQIELETGLAHMYRDYRQQEQRLAAAS; the protein is encoded by the coding sequence ATGAATGCCATTCGCAAAGTATTTGTGGCCGGTCCTGCCAGTGCGGCACGCCAGGCGATTGTGAGACGCCTGATGGCCAGTGGCTTTGTGGCCGACCAGATTGACACGTGGGATGAGTCTGATCACAGCCTGTATGACCAAGCCGCCGTGCGCTCCTACCTGCGTGATTCGACGCCAGACCACATCTACGTTGCAGTTGGGCCCTGGGGAAATCCAAGCGATAACAGCTCACGGCGAGGTACCTACATGGGGGACGCGCTTTTGGGGCCGGTTCAGCTGATCCACGAGGCCATGTATGCCGGTGTGCGAAAGCTTCTTTTCATCGCCTCGCATCAAGTCTACGGGGGATGTCCTGTGCTGCCGATGGCGGAGGAAGACCTGGCCTTTGCGCGTCCTGACCGTGCACGCGAACCGCTGGCGATTGCGCACATGGCTGGAATTCGGCTTTGTGAGGCCTACACGCATGAGTTTGGTGAACTCCTTGGCCTGACCTATCGGTCAGTCGTGGTGGGAAACCTCTATGGACCAGGTGATGACTTGCAGCCATCGACGGCTGGGGAGCTCTTGACACTGATGCGCCACATCCACCAAGCGAAGACGTTCAAACTCTCGTCGGTGAACCTTCGATGCAATGGGTTCAGACGGGCCGACTGGCTCTATGTTGACGATATGGCTGAGGCGTGCATTGGGCTTCTCGACCTTCCCGATCGCTCGTACCGTCTCCTCACGGATGAGCGTCGACCGCACGTCAATCTGGGCAGTGGCCGGGCAAGCACGACCTTGGAACTTGCTCAGGCCGTGGCGAAGGTTGTGGGATATAGGGGATGCTTGAATGTCGATGGTGACGTCGCTGATGAGGGCGCAGACTTCTACCTGGACACGCATCGCATGCGTAGTACGGGCTGGGCACCGCAGATAGAACTCGAGACGGGACTTGCGCACATGTACCGAGACTATAGGCAGCAGGAGCAAAGACTGGCGGCGGCATCATGA
- a CDS encoding undecaprenyl diphosphate synthase family protein, which yields MVREERVPALPATVPMRLHSNAAVSEEYERKPEHLTIVLQGHRQWAHDHSLSYSDAVNAGAGRILELIDFCAMWSIKKVTLCVFTDDLLLLPQGGQGDAFGSFMRYITAGAQNLHRNDVRLQIEGALDGLDAITRGLLNHVARRTNLNKGMQLIVAINGLVDPKPSLGLNGTPDDSQVADAARVMLDSAPDFVIRTGGHMPVHRTMLWETRKTALYFTDLHWPAFDAKSLHAALDWYGEVQRSVGIQLTPPLAFQERRH from the coding sequence ATGGTGAGAGAAGAACGTGTACCTGCGTTGCCTGCGACGGTACCAATGCGATTGCACAGTAACGCAGCCGTAAGCGAGGAATATGAGCGCAAGCCAGAGCATCTCACCATTGTTCTTCAGGGACATAGGCAATGGGCTCATGACCATTCGCTCTCTTATTCAGATGCGGTGAACGCAGGAGCGGGGCGCATCCTCGAACTGATCGACTTTTGCGCCATGTGGTCAATAAAGAAGGTCACCTTGTGCGTCTTCACTGATGACCTCTTGCTTCTACCCCAGGGAGGTCAAGGTGATGCATTTGGCTCGTTCATGCGTTACATCACCGCTGGGGCCCAAAACCTCCACCGCAACGACGTGCGGCTGCAAATTGAGGGCGCGTTGGACGGGTTGGATGCCATCACTCGAGGCTTGTTGAACCACGTCGCACGGCGTACGAATTTGAACAAGGGCATGCAGTTGATTGTGGCCATCAACGGTCTTGTGGACCCCAAGCCATCGCTAGGCCTAAATGGGACGCCGGACGACTCGCAGGTCGCAGATGCAGCCCGAGTGATGCTGGACAGCGCTCCGGACTTCGTGATTCGCACTGGGGGACACATGCCCGTGCATCGCACCATGCTGTGGGAAACGAGAAAGACGGCCTTGTATTTCACGGACCTTCATTGGCCGGCCTTCGATGCCAAATCGCTGCATGCAGCACTTGACTGGTACGGTGAGGTGCAGCGTAGCGTCGGGATCCAGTTGACTCCCCCTCTCGCGTTTCAAGAGCGTCGCCATTGA
- a CDS encoding PAS domain-containing hybrid sensor histidine kinase/response regulator → MEVLAERKRSVELLAELNRTQSELSRVKSSATLETDSRLQAEVALGESQERLQLALDAAGLALWDCRYPFTDVYLSARWGELLGDIALEGNWRAADLVERLHPEELDGLRRQLRRVLDGEVQRTSVEYRFKAGEEWVWLEAHAMVAEVDLRGRVTRLMGTQANITKRKQIEEKATQALLMAEQASRAKSEFLANISHEIRTPLNAIMGLNQLLLGSQQSNEHRQWLQLMDDSSRVLLNLLNDVLDFARIEAGKLHLENIAFPLRPLFESTSKTYLEQARLKSVDMKVYMSPELPSSMLGDPLRIRQVLTNLLSNAVKFTPAGGQISLSVDASREAGLVKRLIFKVADSGIGIAPEQHKAMFEAFTQADSSTARQHGGSGLGLAICATLVKAMGGRIRLESSLGQGCKFEVELPVKDISLPKSDQKMAPQTVAKADVLTDRRFENIRVIVAEDNTVNVRLMRDALRQIGCEVRVARNGDEAIKQWREWTADLVLMDVQMPGVSGLEATARIRELERRMQRPPVPILAVTANAMAGDQEAYLAAGMSGYVSKPVDFPRLFQTMSKALETRASGEVRDTQPSEGHAIYPASTRKRNAHIQQTLERKTKSLQSALARRDPTAAQLELEALVEALSALRAERVLRICRGLEMARHAGEWGLFARAFPLLEAEIAALIGQLGSGTVGGT, encoded by the coding sequence TTGGAAGTCCTAGCTGAGAGAAAACGCTCGGTTGAATTGCTCGCAGAATTGAACCGCACACAGAGTGAACTCTCGCGTGTGAAGAGTTCTGCAACCCTTGAGACCGATAGCCGGCTGCAAGCGGAGGTAGCGCTCGGAGAGTCTCAGGAGCGCTTACAACTTGCCTTGGATGCCGCTGGCCTAGCGTTATGGGACTGCCGATATCCATTTACCGATGTCTACCTTTCTGCTCGATGGGGAGAGTTGTTGGGAGACATTGCATTGGAAGGCAATTGGCGTGCGGCAGATTTGGTCGAACGACTGCATCCAGAAGAGTTGGATGGGCTGAGGAGACAGCTTCGTCGAGTGCTCGATGGAGAGGTTCAGCGTACTTCAGTGGAGTACCGATTCAAAGCCGGAGAAGAATGGGTCTGGCTTGAAGCGCATGCGATGGTGGCCGAAGTTGACTTGCGGGGTCGAGTGACTCGCCTGATGGGTACCCAGGCCAACATCACCAAGCGTAAGCAAATCGAGGAGAAGGCTACCCAAGCGCTGCTTATGGCAGAGCAGGCCAGTCGAGCCAAGAGCGAGTTTCTTGCCAACATAAGCCACGAGATTCGTACTCCTCTCAATGCCATCATGGGGCTCAATCAGTTGCTGCTGGGATCCCAGCAGAGCAACGAGCATCGGCAATGGCTTCAATTGATGGATGACTCGTCGCGCGTGCTGTTGAACCTGCTCAACGATGTTTTGGACTTCGCACGCATTGAGGCCGGGAAGCTACACCTCGAAAACATTGCCTTCCCCCTCAGGCCGCTCTTCGAAAGTACCTCTAAGACATATTTGGAGCAGGCACGGCTCAAGTCGGTGGACATGAAAGTCTACATGTCGCCCGAACTTCCGTCCTCTATGTTGGGAGACCCCTTGAGGATTCGCCAAGTGCTGACGAACTTGCTGTCCAACGCAGTGAAGTTCACCCCAGCAGGTGGGCAGATTTCTCTCTCGGTCGATGCATCTCGTGAAGCAGGCCTGGTAAAGAGGCTGATCTTTAAGGTTGCTGACAGCGGTATTGGCATCGCACCCGAGCAACATAAGGCCATGTTTGAAGCGTTTACTCAGGCCGACAGTTCCACTGCACGCCAGCACGGAGGGAGCGGCTTGGGCCTAGCCATTTGCGCCACGCTCGTCAAGGCGATGGGAGGGCGCATTCGGCTTGAAAGCTCTCTTGGTCAAGGTTGCAAGTTCGAAGTAGAACTTCCAGTCAAGGATATATCGCTCCCAAAGAGCGACCAGAAAATGGCGCCACAGACTGTGGCAAAGGCGGACGTTCTCACAGACAGAAGGTTCGAAAACATTCGTGTGATAGTGGCTGAAGACAACACTGTCAATGTGCGGCTGATGCGCGATGCCCTCAGGCAGATTGGCTGCGAAGTGCGTGTTGCAAGAAACGGGGATGAGGCAATCAAGCAGTGGCGCGAGTGGACCGCTGACCTGGTGCTGATGGATGTGCAGATGCCCGGGGTGAGTGGGCTCGAAGCGACCGCACGGATTCGGGAGCTTGAACGTCGCATGCAACGTCCGCCCGTGCCGATCCTTGCGGTCACCGCAAACGCCATGGCCGGCGACCAAGAAGCTTACCTAGCTGCTGGCATGTCGGGATATGTATCTAAACCTGTGGATTTTCCGAGGCTATTTCAAACCATGTCGAAGGCCCTTGAAACCCGCGCCTCGGGTGAGGTGCGCGACACGCAACCTTCAGAGGGGCACGCAATTTATCCGGCCTCAACGCGAAAACGCAACGCACACATCCAACAAACACTCGAAAGAAAAACGAAGAGTCTTCAGAGCGCACTTGCTCGACGCGATCCGACTGCTGCGCAACTGGAGCTCGAGGCTCTAGTGGAGGCTCTCTCTGCGCTGAGAGCGGAGCGGGTCTTGCGCATTTGCCGCGGTCTCGAAATGGCGAGGCATGCAGGCGAGTGGGGGCTGTTTGCCAGAGCGTTCCCCTTGCTCGAGGCAGAAATCGCCGCGCTGATCGGCCAACTGGGCAGCGGCACGGTCGGCGGCACGTGA
- a CDS encoding transposase yields the protein MWFKEVDEKFSTQECSACGARTGPKGLAGLSERSWECSACGAHHHRDVNSALVIRARGLAWLENEFSTAGEARAEEPVVNEHGLSGLCAVGHDRPVVGIPVL from the coding sequence GTGTGGTTCAAGGAGGTTGACGAGAAGTTCTCCACCCAGGAGTGCAGCGCCTGTGGCGCGCGCACCGGACCGAAGGGCCTGGCAGGCCTAAGCGAACGCAGCTGGGAGTGCAGCGCCTGTGGCGCGCACCACCACCGAGACGTGAACAGCGCGCTCGTGATTCGAGCGCGAGGGTTGGCTTGGCTGGAGAACGAATTTTCCACGGCGGGGGAGGCGAGAGCCGAGGAACCCGTCGTGAATGAGCATGGGCTTTCAGGCCTGTGCGCGGTCGGGCATGACCGTCCAGTTGTGGGAATCCCCGTCCTTTAG
- a CDS encoding RNA-guided endonuclease InsQ/TnpB family protein, producing the protein MPKRSCLPSSEASHTTRVLHLRLKDRHAPTLLTMAADVNFVWNYCNELSFKVWERERRFMSGFDFSPYTRGASKEGLSIGSAVFQEVSEEFAKKRRAAKRVKLRWRVSRGTRRSLGWIPFKARSLSYKAGQVSFQGMKLSLWDSYGLADYELGAGNLCEDSRGRWYLNVCVKVRKETLLRPAAEVKVDAVGIDLGLKDLLTTSEGEFVPAQGFYRGLEPRLAVAQRAGRKCRVRAINVKISNRRKDHLHKLSTDLVRTHQAVFVGNVNAQALTRPSPSWTPGGASFEPCCSTSAMTQACGSRRLTRSSPPRSAAPVARAPDRRAWQA; encoded by the coding sequence ATGCCCAAACGTTCCTGTCTTCCTTCGTCCGAAGCGTCGCACACCACGCGCGTGCTGCACCTGCGGCTCAAGGACAGGCATGCCCCCACGCTTTTGACGATGGCGGCTGACGTGAACTTCGTCTGGAACTACTGCAACGAGCTTTCGTTCAAGGTCTGGGAACGCGAACGCCGCTTCATGAGCGGCTTCGACTTCAGCCCGTACACCCGAGGCGCCTCCAAGGAGGGCCTGAGCATTGGATCGGCCGTGTTCCAGGAAGTCTCCGAGGAGTTCGCCAAGAAGCGCCGGGCCGCCAAGCGCGTAAAGCTGCGCTGGCGCGTCTCGCGCGGCACCAGGCGCAGCCTGGGCTGGATTCCATTCAAGGCCCGCTCGCTGAGCTACAAGGCCGGCCAGGTGTCCTTCCAGGGGATGAAGCTCTCCCTGTGGGACAGCTACGGCCTGGCCGACTACGAGCTCGGCGCGGGCAACCTCTGCGAAGACAGCCGCGGTCGCTGGTATCTCAACGTCTGCGTCAAGGTGAGGAAAGAGACACTCCTTCGCCCTGCAGCTGAGGTGAAGGTCGACGCCGTGGGCATCGACCTGGGGCTGAAAGACCTGCTGACCACCAGCGAAGGCGAGTTCGTACCGGCACAAGGCTTCTATCGCGGCCTGGAGCCCCGGCTGGCGGTAGCGCAACGCGCCGGCCGCAAGTGCCGCGTGAGAGCTATCAACGTCAAAATTTCGAACCGCAGGAAGGACCACCTGCACAAACTCTCGACCGATCTGGTGCGCACGCACCAAGCGGTCTTCGTGGGCAACGTCAACGCCCAGGCGCTCACCCGGCCAAGTCCGTCCTGGACGCCGGGTGGAGCGAGTTTCGAACCATGCTGCAGTACAAGTGCGATGACGCAGGCGTGTGGTTCAAGGAGGTTGACGAGAAGTTCTCCACCCAGGAGTGCAGCGCCTGTGGCGCGCGCACCGGACCGAAGGGCCTGGCAGGCCTAA